The following are encoded together in the Pectobacterium punjabense genome:
- a CDS encoding AAA family ATPase, giving the protein MKTLILVNGIPASGKSTVARIISDELYLPRLSLDEIKEPFMMQFCDVIDRTLNRKLGYAAYQAMFNIVQQAPENNIFILDAWFGFREKSILQEYLTSCGVKHSLEIWNAISPERVVERYQKRMNERIKGHPGDEYLPELISLAHQARPMCIGKCYTVDQDKEINHQELIQWIKTHLG; this is encoded by the coding sequence ATGAAAACGCTTATTTTAGTAAATGGCATACCAGCATCAGGGAAAAGCACGGTAGCACGTATTATTTCTGACGAATTGTATCTCCCACGATTAAGCCTCGATGAAATAAAAGAGCCGTTCATGATGCAGTTCTGCGATGTCATTGACAGGACGTTAAATAGAAAGCTGGGATACGCCGCGTATCAGGCGATGTTTAATATCGTTCAACAGGCTCCAGAAAATAACATTTTCATACTTGATGCCTGGTTCGGATTCCGTGAGAAGTCGATATTACAAGAATATCTCACGTCGTGTGGCGTCAAGCATTCGCTTGAAATATGGAATGCTATCTCACCTGAACGGGTTGTGGAACGGTATCAAAAAAGAATGAATGAAAGAATAAAGGGCCATCCCGGTGATGAGTATCTCCCGGAATTAATTTCACTCGCGCATCAGGCACGGCCAATGTGCATTGGAAAGTGTTACACGGTTGATCAGGATAAGGAAATTAATCATCAGGAATTAATTCAATGGATCAAAACACATCTGGGTTAA
- the mgtS gene encoding protein MgtS produces MLGNINIFIAVLGGILFLSFLAAYLSPKWDD; encoded by the coding sequence ATGTTAGGCAATATCAATATTTTCATCGCCGTATTGGGCGGCATCCTCTTTCTTAGCTTTCTGGCGGCGTACCTGAGCCCCAAATGGGATGACTAA
- a CDS encoding DNA polymerase III subunit theta produces MINFEKIILEYSEQYTDFAASTIAFMESQEKKIDADEISRRIPQEKRPFFNERLGHYRDIYRPQQ; encoded by the coding sequence GTGATTAACTTTGAGAAAATCATCCTTGAATACAGCGAGCAGTACACCGACTTTGCTGCCTCCACGATTGCTTTCATGGAAAGTCAGGAAAAAAAGATCGACGCAGATGAAATATCACGAAGAATCCCGCAAGAAAAAAGGCCTTTCTTCAACGAGCGATTAGGCCATTATCGGGATATCTACAGGCCACAGCAGTGA
- a CDS encoding fumarylacetoacetate hydrolase family protein: protein MYQHRDWQGALLDFPVNKVVCVGSNYSEHIKEMGSATPSEPVLFIKPETALCDLRQPVAIPKNLGSVHHEVELAVLIGTPLKQANEERVARAIAGYGVALDLTLRDLQSEFKKAGQPWEKAKAFDGSCPISGFIPVAEFGDPQQTELGVKVNDEVRQQGNTRDMITPILPLIAYMSRFFTLRAGDIILTGTPKGVGPILSGDMLTITVNDRTLSTRII from the coding sequence ATGTATCAACACAGAGACTGGCAGGGCGCGCTGCTTGATTTCCCAGTAAATAAAGTCGTTTGCGTCGGAAGCAACTACTCAGAACATATCAAAGAAATGGGAAGTGCAACCCCGAGTGAGCCAGTGTTATTCATCAAGCCTGAAACCGCATTGTGTGATTTACGCCAGCCCGTCGCCATTCCCAAAAACCTGGGATCGGTACACCATGAAGTCGAGCTGGCGGTGCTGATTGGCACGCCGTTAAAGCAGGCGAATGAAGAACGCGTCGCTCGTGCAATCGCGGGTTATGGCGTAGCGCTGGATTTGACGCTGCGTGATTTGCAGTCTGAATTCAAAAAAGCGGGTCAGCCGTGGGAAAAAGCCAAAGCATTTGATGGCTCTTGCCCGATCTCCGGTTTTATTCCGGTCGCTGAGTTTGGCGATCCGCAGCAAACCGAACTGGGTGTAAAAGTGAATGATGAAGTACGCCAGCAGGGCAACACGCGTGATATGATTACGCCGATTCTGCCGCTGATTGCCTATATGAGCCGTTTCTTTACGCTGCGTGCGGGCGATATTATTTTGACGGGTACGCCAAAAGGGGTTGGTCCGATCCTGTCTGGCGATATGCTGACGATTACGGTCAATGACCGGACGCTGAGCACACGTATTATTTAA
- a CDS encoding tagatose-bisphosphate aldolase — MNTMTTAEHRGYQLICDETGAMMVIACDQRGGMRTLLAPTSEAQAAISNETLGKTKYDITRYLAAEAGCVLVDPICAIPGLIDDNILPRDTGLLIGLDASGWETSPEGYRISTMVEGVTARKVREWGATGGKIMIYLRPDITDANTRNLETLRAVIQDFAQEDLLLVVEFLTYSLENESREAYTHLLPELIPAGCQACIEQGAKVLKIPYPGSDEACARVTTLCGEIPWAVLSAGVDHATFLPQVESALKNGASGVIAGRSLWKDCISLDRNISKEKLSTLAVSRLNDIQVLLKRYQRP; from the coding sequence ATGAACACCATGACAACAGCTGAACACCGGGGATATCAATTAATTTGTGACGAGACGGGCGCCATGATGGTCATTGCCTGCGATCAACGTGGCGGTATGCGCACACTATTAGCGCCAACATCAGAGGCACAAGCTGCCATTTCCAATGAAACATTAGGTAAAACAAAATATGATATCACACGCTATCTAGCGGCTGAGGCGGGCTGTGTGCTGGTTGACCCGATCTGCGCCATACCAGGCCTGATAGACGACAATATTTTGCCTCGCGATACCGGCCTACTCATCGGCCTGGATGCCTCTGGCTGGGAAACGAGCCCGGAAGGCTATCGGATCTCCACGATGGTTGAGGGCGTAACGGCCCGTAAAGTGCGTGAATGGGGTGCCACTGGCGGAAAAATTATGATCTATCTTCGCCCAGATATCACAGACGCCAATACCCGTAATCTTGAAACACTTCGTGCCGTGATTCAGGACTTTGCACAGGAAGACTTGCTGCTCGTCGTCGAGTTCCTCACCTATTCTCTGGAAAATGAATCTCGCGAAGCCTATACCCATCTCCTGCCCGAGCTCATTCCAGCGGGCTGTCAGGCCTGTATTGAGCAAGGCGCAAAAGTGTTGAAGATCCCTTATCCTGGATCGGATGAAGCCTGCGCGCGCGTGACCACGCTCTGTGGTGAAATACCTTGGGCTGTCCTGTCTGCGGGCGTCGATCACGCCACTTTTCTCCCTCAGGTAGAGAGCGCGTTGAAAAATGGTGCCTCTGGTGTGATTGCAGGACGTTCCCTCTGGAAGGATTGCATCTCACTCGATCGCAACATTTCTAAAGAGAAATTGTCCACGCTCGCCGTGTCTCGCCTCAACGATATTCAGGTGCTGTTAAAACGGTATCAGCGCCCCTAG
- a CDS encoding SpoVR family protein, which produces MAISTDNQVKKTLRLSDGPDWTFELLRVYLDEIDRVAKLYRLATYPHQIEVITSEQMMDAYSSIGMPINYAHWSFGKKFIETEQRYKHGQQGLAYEIVINSDPCIAYLMEENTLPMQALVMAHACYGHNSFFKGNYLFRSWTDASSIVDYLLFARQYIAQCEERYGVDEVEHLLDSCHALMNYGVDRYKRPQKISLEEEKSRQKSREAYLQSQVNDLWKTLPRREQGTAPEQARRFPQEPQENLLYFMEKNAPLLEPWQREVLRIVRKVSQYFYPQKQTQVMNEGWATFWHYTILNHLYDEGRVSERFMLEFLHSHTNVIYQPPYNSPYYSGINPYALGFAMFQDIKRICQSPTEEDRYWFPDIAGKDWLDTLHFAMQNFKDESFISQFLSPKLMRDFRLFTVLDDDRNNYLEIAAIHDEEGYRLIRQELSAQYNLSHLEPNIQVWNVDLRGNRALTLRYVPHNRAPLDKSSQEVLKHVHRLWGFDVYLEQANSDGSIELIERCPPRNGAASA; this is translated from the coding sequence ATGGCTATATCGACGGATAATCAGGTAAAAAAAACACTTCGCCTGAGTGATGGACCGGACTGGACATTTGAGTTATTGCGGGTTTATCTCGACGAGATTGATCGGGTAGCCAAGCTGTATCGTCTGGCAACCTATCCTCATCAGATCGAGGTAATCACCTCAGAACAAATGATGGATGCCTATTCCAGCATAGGTATGCCGATCAACTATGCCCACTGGTCGTTCGGGAAAAAATTTATCGAAACCGAACAGCGGTACAAGCACGGGCAGCAGGGGCTGGCATATGAAATCGTCATTAACTCCGATCCCTGTATCGCGTACTTGATGGAAGAAAATACGCTACCGATGCAGGCACTCGTCATGGCACACGCCTGCTACGGACACAATTCGTTCTTCAAAGGCAACTATCTGTTCCGCAGTTGGACCGACGCCAGCTCTATCGTCGATTATTTGCTCTTTGCCCGGCAGTATATTGCGCAATGTGAAGAACGTTATGGCGTGGATGAGGTCGAGCACCTGTTAGACTCCTGCCATGCGCTCATGAATTACGGCGTTGACCGCTATAAGCGTCCGCAGAAAATCTCGCTCGAAGAGGAAAAATCTCGCCAGAAAAGCCGCGAGGCCTATCTGCAAAGCCAGGTCAACGACCTTTGGAAAACCTTACCGCGCCGCGAACAGGGGACGGCACCAGAACAAGCAAGACGCTTTCCGCAAGAACCGCAGGAAAACCTGCTCTACTTTATGGAGAAAAACGCCCCGCTGCTCGAGCCTTGGCAACGAGAGGTGTTGCGTATCGTGCGGAAAGTCAGCCAGTATTTCTATCCACAGAAGCAGACTCAGGTGATGAATGAAGGCTGGGCCACCTTCTGGCACTACACCATCCTGAACCATCTTTATGATGAGGGTCGAGTCTCTGAGCGTTTCATGCTGGAATTCCTGCACAGCCATACCAACGTGATTTATCAGCCGCCGTATAACAGCCCGTATTACAGCGGCATCAACCCCTATGCGCTGGGCTTCGCAATGTTTCAGGACATCAAGCGTATTTGTCAGTCACCGACAGAGGAAGACCGCTACTGGTTCCCCGATATCGCGGGTAAGGACTGGCTTGATACGCTGCATTTCGCAATGCAGAATTTCAAGGATGAGAGCTTCATCAGCCAGTTCTTATCACCTAAATTGATGCGCGATTTCCGGCTATTTACCGTGCTGGACGATGATCGAAACAACTATCTGGAAATTGCCGCGATTCACGACGAAGAAGGTTATCGTTTAATTCGGCAAGAGTTGTCCGCGCAGTACAATCTGAGCCATTTGGAGCCAAATATTCAGGTCTGGAACGTGGATTTGCGCGGCAACCGAGCGCTGACACTGCGATACGTTCCGCATAACCGCGCGCCCTTAGATAAAAGCAGTCAGGAAGTGTTAAAACACGTCCATCGCCTGTGGGGGTTTGATGTTTATCTGGAGCAGGCTAACTCAGATGGCAGCATTGAGCTAATTGAGCGCTGCCCGCCGCGTAACGGGGCGGCATCCGCATAG
- a CDS encoding YcgL domain-containing protein, whose protein sequence is MFCVIYRSAKRDQTYLYVEKKDDFSRVPEELMKSFGAPQLAMVLPLDGRKKLANADIEKVKLALQEQGFYLQVPPPVESLLTTPV, encoded by the coding sequence ATGTTTTGTGTGATCTATCGAAGTGCTAAACGCGATCAGACCTATCTTTATGTTGAAAAAAAAGACGATTTTTCACGCGTGCCTGAAGAATTAATGAAAAGTTTTGGTGCGCCGCAGTTGGCCATGGTTTTACCGCTGGATGGGCGTAAAAAATTGGCGAATGCCGATATAGAAAAAGTAAAACTTGCGCTTCAGGAACAGGGCTTTTATCTACAGGTTCCGCCGCCGGTTGAAAGCTTATTAACCACGCCGGTGTAA
- a CDS encoding PTS sugar transporter subunit IIB: protein MLKVLCVCGCGLGSSFAIEMSAKSVLKKLGIDAEINHTTISEASAFNYDVILTQKIFAEILNSDASEDEKKRVIILNKLTDKDEIEEKILAYIQAHK, encoded by the coding sequence ATGTTGAAAGTACTTTGCGTTTGCGGCTGTGGATTAGGTTCCAGTTTCGCTATCGAAATGAGTGCGAAATCCGTACTGAAAAAATTGGGAATTGATGCAGAAATCAATCATACCACGATTTCAGAAGCCTCAGCCTTTAATTATGACGTCATTCTAACCCAGAAAATATTTGCGGAGATCCTGAATAGCGACGCCAGTGAAGATGAGAAAAAAAGAGTCATCATTCTTAATAAACTTACCGACAAAGATGAAATAGAAGAAAAAATTTTAGCCTACATCCAGGCTCATAAATAG
- the nhaB gene encoding sodium/proton antiporter NhaB, whose translation MIGMPLHHALFKNFLGQSPNWYKLTIFCFLLINPLLFYFISPFWAGWLLVVEFIFTLGMALKCYPLQPGGLLALEAILIGMTSPQQVWHEVTGNIEVLMLLVFMVAGIYFMKQLLLFVFTKLLLRIHSKTLLSLAFCIAAAFLSAFLDALTVIAVVISVAIGFYGIYHRFASQQGESDADISDDSALSSEEHRSTLEQFRAFLRSLLMHAGVGTALGGVMTMVGEPQNLIIAKSAGWDFVNFFLRMSPVTVPVFICGILTCVLVERFKLFGYGVNLPDSVRRVLEDYDRDMTEKRTPQDNVRLLVQALIGVWLIIALAFHLAEVGLIGLSVIIMATTFCGVSEEHAIGKAFQDAMPFTALLTVFFAIVAVIIDQHLFSPIIHYVLQSSDSAQLTQFYLFNGLLSSISDNVFVGSVYINEAHNAFKNGQISYSQFELLAVAINTGTNLPSVATPNGQAAFLFLLTSALAPLIRLSYGRMVIMALPYTIVMTLVGLLCVEFALVPFTDFLLNNHWISLPNLTLSGSHS comes from the coding sequence ATGATTGGCATGCCCCTTCACCACGCACTGTTTAAAAACTTTCTTGGGCAGTCACCAAACTGGTATAAGTTGACTATTTTTTGCTTCTTGCTGATTAATCCACTGCTGTTCTATTTTATTAGTCCGTTCTGGGCAGGCTGGTTATTGGTCGTGGAGTTTATTTTTACGCTCGGTATGGCGCTGAAATGCTATCCGCTACAGCCAGGCGGTCTGCTGGCGCTGGAGGCGATTCTCATCGGCATGACCAGCCCACAGCAGGTGTGGCATGAAGTCACAGGGAATATTGAAGTGCTCATGCTGCTGGTATTTATGGTGGCAGGCATCTACTTCATGAAGCAACTGCTGCTGTTTGTGTTTACCAAACTGCTGCTGCGCATTCACTCCAAAACGCTACTCTCACTCGCCTTCTGTATAGCGGCAGCGTTTCTCTCCGCGTTTTTAGACGCGTTGACGGTAATTGCCGTCGTGATCAGCGTCGCCATCGGGTTTTACGGTATTTATCACCGTTTCGCGTCCCAACAGGGTGAAAGTGATGCCGACATCAGCGATGACAGTGCATTAAGCAGCGAGGAGCATCGGTCCACGTTGGAACAGTTTCGCGCCTTCTTACGCAGCCTGCTCATGCACGCTGGCGTCGGCACAGCGTTGGGTGGGGTGATGACGATGGTCGGCGAACCTCAAAACCTGATTATCGCGAAAAGCGCTGGCTGGGATTTCGTCAATTTTTTCCTGCGCATGTCACCAGTCACCGTCCCCGTGTTTATTTGCGGCATCCTGACCTGCGTGCTGGTCGAACGTTTTAAACTGTTCGGCTATGGGGTAAACCTGCCGGACAGCGTACGCCGTGTACTTGAGGATTATGATCGGGACATGACAGAAAAACGTACGCCGCAGGATAACGTGCGTTTACTCGTGCAGGCGCTGATTGGCGTTTGGCTCATCATCGCGCTGGCGTTCCATCTGGCTGAAGTCGGGTTGATTGGTCTTTCCGTGATTATTATGGCCACAACGTTCTGCGGCGTAAGCGAAGAACACGCTATCGGAAAAGCGTTTCAAGATGCCATGCCGTTTACCGCGCTGTTGACAGTCTTCTTTGCCATCGTCGCCGTCATTATCGATCAGCACCTGTTCTCACCGATTATCCATTACGTCCTGCAATCTTCGGATAGCGCCCAGTTAACACAGTTTTATCTGTTCAACGGCCTGCTATCATCGATATCGGATAATGTCTTTGTGGGGTCGGTTTACATTAACGAAGCCCACAATGCATTTAAAAATGGACAGATCTCGTATTCTCAGTTCGAACTGCTCGCCGTGGCGATCAATACCGGCACCAACCTGCCTTCGGTTGCTACGCCGAATGGGCAAGCTGCGTTTCTGTTCTTGCTGACATCCGCGCTAGCACCGCTTATCCGCCTCTCTTACGGGCGTATGGTGATCATGGCGCTGCCTTACACCATAGTGATGACGCTGGTCGGGTTGCTTTGCGTTGAATTCGCGCTGGTGCCGTTCACTGACTTTTTGCTGAATAATCACTGGATTTCTTTGCCAAATTTGACCCTATCGGGCAGTCACTCATAA
- the dsbB gene encoding disulfide bond formation protein DsbB gives MLRFLNRCSRGRGAWLLLAFTALALELTALYFQHVMLLKPCVLCIYQRCALWGVFAAGIVGAIAPSTPLRYPAIALWIYSSYEGVRLAWKHTDILLNPSPFNTCDFFVSFPSWLPLDKWLPAIFNATGDCSERQWSFLSMEMPQWLLGIFAAYLLIAALVLIAQPFRPKRRDLFSR, from the coding sequence ATGTTGCGATTTCTTAATCGTTGCTCACGCGGACGTGGTGCGTGGCTGCTGCTGGCGTTTACCGCTTTAGCGTTGGAATTGACTGCGCTCTATTTTCAGCACGTTATGCTATTAAAACCGTGCGTGCTGTGTATCTATCAGCGCTGTGCACTATGGGGCGTTTTCGCGGCAGGTATTGTCGGTGCCATCGCACCATCAACACCGTTGCGTTACCCTGCCATTGCGCTCTGGATATACAGCTCGTACGAAGGGGTTCGATTGGCATGGAAGCATACGGATATCTTGTTGAATCCGTCGCCGTTTAACACCTGTGATTTCTTTGTCAGCTTCCCGTCATGGCTGCCTTTGGACAAATGGCTTCCCGCCATTTTCAATGCGACAGGGGATTGCTCAGAGCGTCAATGGTCGTTCCTTTCGATGGAAATGCCACAATGGCTGCTCGGCATCTTTGCTGCTTATCTGTTGATTGCTGCGCTGGTACTGATCGCTCAGCCCTTCCGTCCCAAGCGCCGCGACCTCTTCAGCCGTTAA
- the fadR gene encoding fatty acid metabolism transcriptional regulator FadR, translating to MVIKAQSPAGFAEEYIIESIWNNRFPPGSILPAERELSELIGVTRTTLREVLQRLARDGWLTIQHGKPTKINNFWETSGLNILETLARLDHDSVPQLIDNLLAVRTNIAAIFIRTALRHNPEKVRDVLTQSNAVDDSAEAFALLDYNVFRGLAFASGNPIYGLILNGLKGLYIRVGRYYFSNPEARKLAVNFYGRLETLRSEELYDQVMDVVRHYGKESGAIWHSMQSAIPRDIAEVRR from the coding sequence ATGGTTATAAAGGCGCAAAGTCCGGCTGGATTCGCGGAAGAATACATTATCGAAAGTATATGGAATAACCGTTTTCCACCAGGCTCTATTTTGCCCGCGGAAAGAGAGCTTTCCGAACTGATCGGCGTGACCCGTACTACCCTGCGCGAGGTGCTTCAGCGCTTAGCCCGCGATGGCTGGCTGACGATACAGCACGGGAAACCAACCAAGATTAACAATTTTTGGGAAACTTCTGGGCTTAACATTCTGGAAACATTGGCTCGGCTCGATCACGATAGCGTCCCGCAACTGATCGATAACCTGCTGGCTGTGCGTACCAATATCGCCGCAATTTTTATTCGGACGGCGTTACGACATAATCCTGAAAAGGTGCGCGATGTGCTGACCCAGTCAAACGCGGTTGATGACAGCGCAGAAGCCTTTGCGCTACTTGACTATAACGTGTTCCGTGGTTTGGCTTTTGCTTCTGGCAACCCGATTTATGGCCTGATCCTGAACGGTTTGAAAGGATTATATATTCGCGTAGGGCGATATTATTTCTCCAACCCAGAAGCCCGTAAGCTGGCGGTGAATTTTTACGGTCGGTTGGAAACGTTACGCAGCGAAGAGCTGTACGATCAGGTTATGGATGTCGTCAGACATTACGGTAAAGAAAGTGGAGCGATCTGGCACAGTATGCAGAGCGCCATCCCGCGAGATATCGCGGAAGTGCGCCGCTAA
- a CDS encoding 6-phosphofructokinase, with the protein MKIGLVISGGDVSGINNFIYQVNRMTAADIVIFDGGINGLIDNCCKILTRRDLVDYSISSMPLIASGRKNGKCRKTDYEHIVKNIQKQKLDALIMAGGDGSFQFLKKLSHYGIHCYGVGMTIDNDISGNSYTIGFSTACEQVMSEVEKLRNTGRGLQGRVFMIELLGGYCGELTLQAALKSNADIALIPESPWSIDTLSQRIREKIAEQNSVIILCSEGYTQEYTPGFQGAIDTIIKKIEHKVGIRIRKTILGYGLRNGAPTGEEIIQGTLLAEEMVRCINAGLTNKIIIINNNNKAIPIDLEDSERRLVDVESHFYKLAKAHHLI; encoded by the coding sequence ATGAAAATTGGATTAGTCATTAGCGGCGGCGACGTTAGCGGAATAAATAACTTCATCTATCAGGTGAATAGAATGACTGCCGCTGACATCGTCATTTTCGATGGGGGAATTAATGGCCTTATCGATAATTGCTGTAAAATCCTCACTCGTCGAGATTTGGTAGATTACTCCATTTCATCAATGCCGCTGATTGCATCAGGGCGAAAAAATGGAAAATGTAGAAAAACAGACTACGAGCACATCGTTAAAAACATCCAAAAACAAAAACTCGATGCGCTCATTATGGCGGGAGGAGATGGTTCATTTCAATTTCTAAAAAAGTTAAGCCACTATGGCATTCATTGTTACGGTGTAGGAATGACAATCGATAATGATATTTCAGGGAACAGCTATACGATTGGTTTTTCTACCGCCTGCGAGCAGGTAATGAGTGAAGTGGAGAAATTACGCAATACGGGTCGGGGATTACAAGGTCGGGTCTTTATGATTGAATTACTCGGTGGCTATTGCGGTGAACTAACACTACAGGCAGCATTAAAGAGCAATGCCGATATCGCACTCATTCCAGAATCACCGTGGAGCATTGATACATTATCGCAACGTATTCGCGAGAAAATCGCAGAACAGAATAGCGTCATTATTTTATGCTCTGAAGGATACACTCAGGAATATACGCCTGGCTTTCAGGGTGCCATAGACACGATTATCAAGAAAATTGAGCATAAGGTTGGAATCCGCATCCGAAAAACCATTTTAGGGTACGGTTTACGAAATGGCGCGCCCACCGGGGAAGAAATTATTCAGGGCACACTATTAGCAGAAGAAATGGTCCGGTGCATTAACGCCGGGCTGACCAATAAAATTATCATTATTAATAACAACAATAAAGCCATCCCTATTGACCTGGAGGATTCCGAACGACGTTTGGTTGATGTCGAAAGCCATTTTTATAAGCTCGCGAAAGCTCATCACCTTATATGA
- a CDS encoding PTS sugar transporter subunit IIA, whose amino-acid sequence MSIKNFLLQHNCIQLGVICETWEEAIYCAAKPLISAGCITKSYPLAVINSTKEYGPYYVFDEGIAIPHARPECGVIENCFSLLTLQTPLSIQGSEPVDILIMFGGVNSDAHITEGIASIVSLLEQDDMLSRIRCATTADDIVGVL is encoded by the coding sequence ATGAGCATAAAAAATTTCCTTTTGCAGCACAATTGCATTCAACTCGGCGTGATATGTGAAACATGGGAAGAGGCTATTTATTGTGCCGCAAAACCATTAATCAGCGCAGGGTGTATTACAAAGAGCTATCCGCTTGCTGTAATAAACAGCACGAAGGAATACGGTCCTTATTATGTTTTTGATGAAGGCATCGCTATTCCTCATGCACGCCCTGAGTGCGGCGTCATTGAGAATTGCTTTAGTTTACTGACGTTGCAAACACCACTTTCTATTCAGGGAAGTGAGCCGGTGGATATTTTAATTATGTTCGGTGGTGTTAACAGCGATGCACATATTACAGAAGGTATTGCCTCCATCGTCAGTTTATTAGAACAGGACGACATGCTTTCTCGTATTCGATGTGCCACCACAGCAGATGATATTGTCGGGGTATTATGA
- a CDS encoding YcgN family cysteine cluster protein → MTERPFWQQKTLSEMSDDEWESLCDGCGQCCLHKLIDEDTEEIYFTNVACNQLNIKSCQCRNYEKRFEYEPDCIKLTRENLLTFNWLPATCAYRLVHEREDLPQWHPLVCGTKTAMHRERISVRHIAVRESEVVDWQDHILNKPEWAR, encoded by the coding sequence ATGACTGAACGCCCTTTTTGGCAGCAAAAAACGTTGTCTGAGATGTCTGACGATGAATGGGAGTCGCTGTGCGATGGCTGCGGTCAGTGCTGTTTGCATAAACTGATTGATGAGGATACGGAGGAGATCTACTTTACCAACGTCGCCTGTAATCAACTGAATATTAAAAGCTGCCAGTGCCGTAACTATGAGAAACGCTTCGAGTATGAGCCGGACTGTATCAAGCTCACGCGAGAAAACCTGCTGACGTTTAACTGGCTACCGGCGACCTGTGCTTATCGTCTAGTTCATGAGCGTGAGGATTTACCGCAGTGGCATCCGTTGGTCTGTGGTACCAAGACAGCCATGCACCGCGAACGTATCTCGGTGCGCCATATTGCCGTGCGCGAAAGCGAAGTGGTGGACTGGCAAGACCATATTTTGAACAAACCAGAATGGGCGCGATAA